Proteins found in one Venturia canescens isolate UGA chromosome 6, ASM1945775v1, whole genome shotgun sequence genomic segment:
- the LOC122412678 gene encoding transmembrane protein 234 homolog — protein sequence MASVLEIIAYLVIVAILWGVTNPLLKKGATGIDDVKASSTSGKFLREVYFLVTNLKYMIPFLVNQCGSLLYVMTLQSADLSLAVPVTNSLTFVVTAMAGWIFGEEKPHKNVYIGILMIIAGTTICCLDKLNNENSIVTAY from the exons ATGGCATCTGTCCTGG AGATTATTGCTTATCTTGTAATTGTTGCAATATTATGGGGAGTTACAAATCCGTTGTTGAAAAAAGGTGCTACAGGTATAGACGATGTAAAGGCGTCGTCGACGTCTGGGAAATTTCTCCGTGAAGTGTACTTTTTGGTTACGAACCTCAAG TATATGATACCCTTTCTCGTGAATCAATGTGGCTCCCTTCTGTATGTTATGACACTGCAAAGTGCAGATTTGTCATTGGCGGTGCCTGTCacaaattctttgacattTGTGGTTACGGCCATGGCTGGTTGGATTTTTGGGGAAGAGAAACCACATAAAA ATGTCTACATTGGAATTCTTATGATCATAGCAGGGACGACAATATGTTGTCTCGACAAACTAAATAATGAGAACAGTATTGTGACTGCATACTAA